The following is a genomic window from Candidatus Bathyarchaeota archaeon.
CTATTGTATAGGGGTTATATGGGAGACTGGTCCAGTAGGTTCCGTTCAAGTCCATCGGAGAGACTTCTTCCTTCGAGAGGTTCCAGTAATTCATGAACTCCATGTTCTCGCTTAGGCTCGAGAATGCCCTGTAAAGTATATTCTTCATTCCCATAGCGTGGTTCATCGTGTAAATTGCCTTTGCTTGCTCCAAATCTTCATAGAAGTCTATGCTGAATGGATCACCAGCCAAAGTAGCCCTAAACGGAAAGTCACGGCTATAATCTCCATAAAATTCTATTGAATGAGAGCTTATGCCGTAAGGAACGCTGCGGTTCAGGTTAAGCAACTGATATGAAAGATAATCTAAAGGCGAAACATGCCCAACATAATTCTTATCGCTTACATTATTTTCAAATATTTGAATGGTTGACGGAGCTAGAACTAAAAGAAAAACCAAAACAAAAAATCCTAAATATCCAAATAAGGCTGAAATATTGCTTGAAAAACCAAAAGATAGGTTTTTTATTCTCCTTAAGCGCCCATAAAGCCTTTGAGACGCAACCAAATTATTCATAGTTGCATCTCCTTCACATGAATCTGAAATGAAGAATCGCTTTTGAATGCAAATAATAATTTATGAATTTTAAATTAGAAATTAGGCTATATCTTCAGCTTTTCCATTTCAGCTATAAAGAGTTCGAACTAAAAAGAGGGATTTTGCGGGGGATATCTCCAGCCGTCTTTGGTTCAAGCTCGACCCACGCGGCACCACAATGTTAATTTGGAACAGCAACCCCTTTAACATAAACTGGCGGAAAATGAGATGGAAAAATTAAAATTAACTATTGGAATGGTTTCCGTAATAGTAACAATTTTTGTTATCGCTCATCTTGTAACATTGCCAGAATCGGCTTTAGAGGAATTTAATTGGATTTCAATTGTTGCGTTGCTTTTTCTATATTGGATTATTTTCGTTAGTTGGTATTCTAGACATAAAAAAGAACGCCTTTAAATGTTTGAAAGGAAATTAGGAAGTGAACGTAGAGGCATTAAAGTTGGAGACTAAAGTCTTTCTGTACTCTATGGGAATTTGGCTGCTTCTCCTTGTATTAGCCATAGTAAACGCGGGAATTAGGGAAGCATTCTACAAACCAAAGCTCGGCGATAATCTCGGCCACGCCATCAGTTCTATAATCGCGATTGGCTACACTCTAATTATAACATATTTTTTCGTCAATTACATAAAGGTGAGCGTAACAAAAATCGATTTGCTCCTTATAGGGGTTCTCTGGTTAACTTTAACTGTCGTATTCGAGTTTGGCTTCGGCCATTATGTTATAGGGCATTCTTGGGAGTACTTGCTTGCAGATTACAATATTTTTAAGGGGAGGCTTTGGAGCCTAGTTCTTCTAGTAACATTTGTTAGTCCATTGTTCTGGGGATACATTATAGGAGTAGACTAATATGGGAAAGCCGAAGAAAATCGTCTTTATTGAAAGGAGGCTTCAACTAACGGTGAGTATGGGGTAGGGTAAAAGGAAATGTCCACGTATGAGAAGTTGCATTTCAAAATAGTATCGTTTGTTCATGATACTCTCTACGGGATATTTGTGAATCCTTACAAGCTCTTAGACGCGGCTGGGCTAAAACCCGGGCAAAAAGTGTTGGAAGTTGGCTGTGGACCCGGCTTTTTCACTGTTCCTGCGGCGAAAATTGTGGGAGCTGAAGGAGTAGTTTACGCGCTTGATGTTAATCCATTCGCAGTTGAGGCTGTTCAACGTAAAGTTGAGAAAGAAGGCCTAGATAACGTCAAGATTTTGTTTGCGGACGCTACTAGGACGGGGTTGCCGGATGAAAGTGTTGATTTAGCTTTTCTCTTTGGTGTTATTCACGCCTTAGAAGATGTAGACGCTGTTATGCGGGAGATGTATCGTGTTTTGAAGGCAAAGGGAATTTTGTCTGTTCAAAAATCGTGGTGGTCAGAAAAACATTTAATAGATGTTGTAACCAGAAGCAAGCTTTTCTCATTCATAGAAAGGAAAAATAGAATCTTTAAATTCAATAAAGTATAGAAAATTCTAGTGTATGTGAATTAGATGAGAAAACACAAGCGCGCAAGTTTTTCAAGGTTTATTCTAATGGTTCTACTGGAGGAGGGCCCTCTAAATTTAAAAGAGTTAGAAGAAAGAGCTTTTATCTTTGTCTACCATTTTCACGGATTCGGATATAGCCTACATGCAGCAGTACAAAAGAAGTTGATCGGTTTTCTATCATGGCTGGGGTATCGCCCGCGGGAAGATTACTCTGAGAAGATGAAGAAATGGCGTGAGAAACATGAGCAGCAAATTGATGTTCAAGTGGAGTGTAGACGCCTAATTGAGAAGGGTGTTCTTAGGCTAAATGAAGAGAAAAGGTATGAATTGACAGAGAATGGAATAGAAGAGGCTGAAAAAAGTGCAAGAGAAATGAAAAAAGCGTTAACTTCAATTAGAAGCCAGTACCTAAGTCCGATAGCGGCCGCAAGGAACACGGTTATTGCCGACTTCTTTCTGGCCATAATGAAACTCTTAGCTGGATTCTTTAGCAATAGCGTCGGCCTAATTGCGGACGGCGCAGACGCCGCCATAGACACAGTTTCGGCTTCAGTTGTATGGGCTGGAATAAAATTCAAAAAAGAACTTGCAGGAACCATCATTATCATTTTAATGATGTTTATAACCGCCTCCAGCGTTGGATATGAATCAATAACCAAGATCATAGAAACCATTACTGCAACCACGCAACCGATATTAATGCCATATCTAGTTATAGTAGTTGAAGGAATAGCACTTATAGCAGCAGTAATCCTACACTTTTATCAACGCTACGTAGGGAAAAACAATGGAAGCTTAGCGTTAATCTCCCAGTCAATTGACTCTAAAAACCACGTTTATGTTGCAGGCGCCGTTATTATAGGCGCCACATTCTCAATATTTGGAATATACTTCGTTGACGCTTTAATCGGCGCATTCATAGCCAGCAGAATTCTCATAGATGGGTTTAATCTATCAAAAGAAGTTCTATCTTCAGCCAAGGGAGAAGAAATAGACTTCTCCAAATATAAAATGCCGCTTGAAAGACACAGGCACTTAAGTAGATTAGAGACGTTCAGAGCATGGATACTCTATTCTATGAAAGAGGACAATTTGACCACAAAAGAAGAATTAGTCAGATCATTAAAAAGAAGCTTCAAACCAAAATACACCTACATTCTAAGCGAGTTTAAATTTAGACCCGCAATAGACATAAATTTCGAAAAAGAATTCGATGACATAATCAAATATTTACTTGAGGAGAAATTTATAACTAAAAATGGCGAAAACTTCACTTTAACTGAAGATGGCAGAAAAAGAGTTGACAAGATATTCAAAAAAATCAGATATATGCAAAGTGAATGAAATTAATTAAAACTGTTATCAATTTAACAAAGAAATTGGCAGCAGTTTTCATATGAATTGCATTTTAGTAAGAGATTTATCTTTCTAGGCTCTTAGAGCTGTTATAACTCCGTGGCATTTACATGCTGTTCCAATAATGATTGAAGACTTTCCTTTGCATTTCTCTAGCATTTTAATTATCTCATTCCCTTTAAGTGCGCCTAAGCCGGGCTCCAGCTGATAGCTACGCAGTATTATTGCCTCTGGGACCGCAAATTGTAGCAGATCATACATTGGACAAGGCTTCCTAAGCTTTGTTACCGGACAAATAGGCGGGGCGTTACAGTTCCGTTTGCAGGGCTTGTCCCTATTATATGAAACTACTACTGTTCCCTTACCCACAGAAACTATAATTTTAAGAGGGATTCCAGCTAAAAAATGATCTATTCCCTGATTCCACACTTTTAAGCCGTATTTTTCCTTTACCAACATCGCAGCAATGTGAATTGGAGCTGTTGGAAAAACATATTCGGGTTTTATTTTTTCAATTAATGTTAAAGCGTCTACCATATCTCCTTTGGCAAAATAATTTTTCGAAGAATCTACATGATCGATCTCATCTAGATTTAACTTGGCAAGATCAAATGTTTTTGTCGCAAGACATTTTTCGTCTTTATCTAAGACAATGAATGGCTTAGAATTTTTTAACAGATATTCTGCGGCTTTAGTCCCGAACTTACCTCCACCTATGATTAAACTGAATTTCTTCAATGTAATTTCAACCATAGTTGGGTATTTCATATCGCCATCTTACTGTCTCACCGTCTGACAAAATGTATAGGTCTGCGCCGCAATCTCCATATTTCCAAGCCTTTGATTCCTCATCCCAGTAATACCACATCCAATAATATGCGCCTTTGTTCCATACTCCGTTTATGGCGTCTACGAAAGAGGCTTGATAAGCTGGCCAATAAGTTGAATTAACTTGGGCCACCATTCTTGTTGCTTGAAGCAAATTGCAACCCAGGGGAACCATTGTTTGGTTGTACCATAGAACAGTGCCGTTTCCGTAGTCTATGCAAATGTTAACTCGCATTACGCAACTCTCGTATTGTTGAAGTAAACGTGTCAAATTTTGTCTTTCAGTTTCATAGTCTTGAGCTAAAGAGTTATAGTCTTTTAGCAATTCCGTATAACTCTGAAGAAGACTAGTATAGTTTTTCAGCAAATTATTGTACATGCTGACATATACCGTGTTGGCACTTTTCTCTTTTTGAAATTCCACATAATAGTAGGCTCCAACGAGACTTGCTAGGAAAAGCGAAGCTATCCACGCCAAAACCACCATTACAAATCTTCTTTTCGTTTCTTTCATAAACTCTCACCAACCAAACTCCCAACAATTTTAACTAAACGATGAAAAGCCG
Proteins encoded in this region:
- a CDS encoding class I SAM-dependent methyltransferase; translated protein: MSTYEKLHFKIVSFVHDTLYGIFVNPYKLLDAAGLKPGQKVLEVGCGPGFFTVPAAKIVGAEGVVYALDVNPFAVEAVQRKVEKEGLDNVKILFADATRTGLPDESVDLAFLFGVIHALEDVDAVMREMYRVLKAKGILSVQKSWWSEKHLIDVVTRSKLFSFIERKNRIFKFNKV
- a CDS encoding cation transporter; the protein is MRKHKRASFSRFILMVLLEEGPLNLKELEERAFIFVYHFHGFGYSLHAAVQKKLIGFLSWLGYRPREDYSEKMKKWREKHEQQIDVQVECRRLIEKGVLRLNEEKRYELTENGIEEAEKSAREMKKALTSIRSQYLSPIAAARNTVIADFFLAIMKLLAGFFSNSVGLIADGADAAIDTVSASVVWAGIKFKKELAGTIIIILMMFITASSVGYESITKIIETITATTQPILMPYLVIVVEGIALIAAVILHFYQRYVGKNNGSLALISQSIDSKNHVYVAGAVIIGATFSIFGIYFVDALIGAFIASRILIDGFNLSKEVLSSAKGEEIDFSKYKMPLERHRHLSRLETFRAWILYSMKEDNLTTKEELVRSLKRSFKPKYTYILSEFKFRPAIDINFEKEFDDIIKYLLEEKFITKNGENFTLTEDGRKRVDKIFKKIRYMQSE
- a CDS encoding DUF4430 domain-containing protein, which produces MKETKRRFVMVVLAWIASLFLASLVGAYYYVEFQKEKSANTVYVSMYNNLLKNYTSLLQSYTELLKDYNSLAQDYETERQNLTRLLQQYESCVMRVNICIDYGNGTVLWYNQTMVPLGCNLLQATRMVAQVNSTYWPAYQASFVDAINGVWNKGAYYWMWYYWDEESKAWKYGDCGADLYILSDGETVRWRYEIPNYG